The genomic region CTGTCTGTCGTGCTTGGAGATCGATGACTGCTGCTTGCTCCTCGAGTTGCTTCTGAAGCTTAGCGACCAATCCCTCTGCGCCCATCTCAACTTGAGATGCCATCTCATCGCGCTCCGCAATGGCCGCATCGGCAATGAGCTTCGCCTCATGGGCTGCTTCTCGTGCGTGTCGAGCTTCCGAATCTGTATACAGCTTGTCCATCAAGCTCTGCACTGAGAAGTTCAAAGACTGCTTGAGGTCCATGTCGGGCAGTCTTCGATCCATGGCCACATACGAAAGCATGCTCTCAACGAGCTGGAAGAGCTTGAGGCGATCTTCGCCCTCATTATCGCGAATCAGCAGGAGATGCTGTAACGCAGAGATGAAGTAGTCTGTCTCCTTGCTGCCCGCCAGTCGTTGCTGAATTGCTTCGACGATGTGTACGGGATCGTTCAGGTCCTTGCCCTCGCCTTCCATGCTTTCGTGCATGGAGCTCCCCTCACGCTCCTGCAAATCTTCATAGTCGATAGCTTCATTCGTCCGATATCGTTCAATCTGTTTGTCAATGACGTCGTACTGGAAGTCCTCCATCTTCTTCAGGATGCGCTTCAGGCCGCAAGCCACGAACTGCGCTCGTAGATGGCATCGTAGGTGCAAGTCTCGCTCTGGCGCGTCGACGACAGAGTTGACCAGGAAGAGCGAGGTCACGGCGTACTCCATGAGCAGGTTCTCCATACCAATGCCACCACTTCGTACTTCGTCGGATGCTCCCACCAGCGAGCCCATCTTGCCTCGCCCATCGATGGTGACTTCCACGATGCGCATCCAGGCGTCGAATCGGCCATTCTCTCCTTGCTGTGCTTTGAGGTGATCTAGGGCTTGCAGTACCTTGAGATGGCCTTGCCCATCTGCCCAGTGGCACAAGAATGTCAGCAGCTCGGAAACGAGCTTCCTCGTATTCAGTCGAGGCGATGTGAGGGAGGCACCTAACGCCATCACGATTGTGTCGTGCTGGAGGGCGTTGTCGGCGCCATACTTGTTGTTCATCAAAGCCTTCAGACATTTGACAATGTCGTATTCGCGGTCCAGGTCTCTCTCGGTAGTTGAACCCGTTGCTGGCGCAGGACCAGAGCCTTGCCTTTTGTTCAGCTTTCCAAGCGTGTTTGTCAGAGCAATCTGACCCTGTGCTTCCACGAACTCCTTTACCCAGGCAATGGGTTGTGTGCGCAAGCTGACAGACAGGCTTTGCAGCTGTTTCGGCGAAATTGTGTTCTCCAGAATCCTCTTGACATACCACTGCGGACTGCCCTCTTCGTCGACCCTGCTGTAGTCTGCCCAGCCGCTGCTCGTGTTACCGTGGCCACCGTGCTGGCTGATGATCGTGTTTCGAGCCATGCTCCTCTTCTTCTGCTCCCCTTGCCATTCCGCCAGTCTATCCTGGTGAACCAAGGTCCACTTCTTGCTGATGGGATATGCCTCCATTTGTCTTCTTGCTTGCTCTGGCAGACTCTTCCAACCACGCTTTAGCATCAACTCCAAGAACTCTTTCTCGATAACTTTGTCATCCTTGGGTCTGTGCAAGATGAAACCGTCGGGTGTGAACGAAGCCTGGCTTGAGAAAGCAGAAGGGTTGTGGGCGTTGAGATAATGCTGATGTCGGTCTCGTTCCTGTGTGATAGCTTGCCCTAGCTGTGGTAAGTGACCAAAGTCACCTGTTGCGAAAGATGCTTGACTAGCATTTCCTTGCATGTACTGCTGCCGGCCATGCGACGAATTCGATCGTATACTGCCGTGGTCGCTAGAGTTCCGCGACTGTGCGTACCCGCCGTTGAGCGTGAAGGCGTCGGACTCGAACGATCGACCAGTGCCTGCACGTGCGACAGCACTGTGTTTGGGCGGAACAGGTGGTCCACATTTTGCGTCGAAAACGGGGTACTGGTGGAAGTCACCGCCGCCTTTGTTCAGGTGGTGTGGCAGTGGATCCCGCCGCGAGACTGGCCTGTCCGCATGATCCACCAGCATCGGCGGCCGGTTGCTGGACGTCGAGTCGTAGGGTATCGACGTGATGACCCCCGCCTGCATAGCGAGCCCACTGTGGTCCGCCGTCTGCTGCAGCCTCAGGTACTCGTCCTGCTCCGCCGTCGATATCGAGCTTCGGTGCGAGTGCCGCGATGCATTGTCCGGCAGCGCGGGTGCATCAGTGTTTCCTTTGTTCTTGTTGCGCGAGAAGAAGCTCTTCCCGCCGCTGGACTGGCGCGCTGCCTTGTCGCTGGAGAACATGTCGCCGTCCTCGTGATCCCGTGTGTGCCTCCTCCACTGCCGCCACCCAGCGCTCCACGGCGCGCACTCAGCTGAGTGTGGCCAGCCAGTGCCCTCTCCTCTCCTCCGTGCCTACTGCAATATTGCCCGTGCCGCTCTGCTCTGCTGCTGCCCGCAGTGTGCTATACCGTCCACCATTGACCACGTGCTCTCCTCCCACTGCTTGCCGCTCCGCTCTCGCGCCGCCGCCTGTTCTGTGGTTACGACGGTTATACTCCCACAACGTACCTTCGGTCTGCGCGTCTCGGCTGCCCGCACAGGGTCTGGTGGTGGTCTATTACTGCGGCGATGTCCTGCATATACAGGGCATGTACAGCGGGTGGTGATCAGATGCGCGTGCGTCGGCGTGGTGTCGCTCCCCAGGTTTCCAGGTTCAGAGTGGATCGAAAGCTATGAACCAGCGCAGAGACGTGATGCCCACACGAAGCCCCCTTCTCGCGCTCGGCACACTTCCGAGAACGGCAAGACCGCGATTCCACTGCAACTTTAACTTCGGCGGCAACAACTCTCACTACATGTATACAAATCAACACGATACTGGCTGCCTTGTTCAGGGGGGAAAGAAGAAGCAAGTGAGAAGTACATGTAATTTGTGAATCTTGTCATGACGAGCATGATCTATTTCCTGGCTACATGCGACATCACAGGCGAACGCTTTTGCTTGCCACCACACCTTTACATCGGCACTGAAGCCAGCCAATCCCCGCGTGCCATACTCTCTGACATGTGTCGATCGACAGTACAGTAGCGCAAACATGTGCTCATCTTCAGCTAGCAATACTCCCCGCAATGCCTCATCATGTCGCATAAGAGGATGTGTAGTATGCCAATACGGACCCTTCTGCATCGCCTCCAGTCTCTGGATCTGTCAGAAACACGTACAGGACCAATGCGTGTTCGTGGCAGAAACATGCGATGACCCTGCCGCCCAGTCGACCAACGCTGAGCACTCTACCCCAGTCGCGACCTTCGATTCTCACTGTGGCCCAGCCTTCATCGCTCTGGCCAGATGCGTCGCCCAAGTTCTTCATCCTTGTGCTAGGGTGATTCGCAAGTCCTTCTTCGCCGTCGGCCACCTGACTTGGATCAAGCTCCGGGTTCTCGAGACCGGTCCATAGACTGCTGATTCGCATGGCATCAGTGTTGAGGGCTAGCTTCAAGCAGCCGTGCGCATTGGCACTCAACTCGAGCTTGGGTCCCGAGGCGGCACTGTTGAAGCCTGTTCGGGTCGTGGCCTTGCCCGGCATGGCGAGCTTGGTGAAGCGGTCACTGATACCTTTGAGCTGCATCAAATTGGGTAGCGTGAGATGTACTTCTGGGTCACGACATCGCGGTTCGTGCAGACCTTCGACCGAAGCTGGAGCCAGGACGCGCACGGGCACGTCTTGTGTAATAGTGACTTCTCGTTCTGTAAAGCGTCCGAAGAACTCCTCACTCTGCTGTGGAAAGGACTCGGTCGCACCAAAGCCTGTGCCATCCAACTCCCCATTCCCCGGGTATCCATTCGAGCCAGTAGGAGCACTGCCAGTCGTCGCTTGGGTGGTGATGGTCAGTGAAAGCAGCGGTATGTTGTCCTTTTTGGTGAGACGAATGCTCGCAGAAGTAGCCTGGCCATGCTGGGCGCTCTTCAGTGCTCGCTGCAGCGGCGCAAGCGGCACCTCCAAGTTGATCGTGTTGTTCTCCGCGGCTGACTGAATTGTGTACTCGTCCTTTTCAAAGATGGTATCGATAGAGAGCACCGACCATACTTGGCTGCCCTGCTCCGGGATGACGGTGAACCGTGCGAACTCTTCATCGAGACGAACCCAAGCGATGTGTCCGAGAGTGGCAAGTGATGCTGTGAACTTGGTGAAAGTAGAAATGTTTCGTATACTCGCCTTGAACCGCATGATGAGTGCTGTGAGTCCCAGCTATCGGGAATCTGTGGGAGGTATGCGGTGCACAGGCGAACTCATGCTGTGACCGATATCCACGCGCGAGGTCGTGGACGCGTCGTGCCGATTGTACAGCGGCTCATCGACTGCATATATGATAGCTCAGGTATATGAGTGTGAGACGGCCCTGCAGACTCCAAGCAGAGCTGTCTGAGTACATACGTGATTCTGTATCTGTATCTGTACATGTGCGTGCAGTGGGAAAGTGAATGAAATGATGGCGGCCAGCAGGCAGAAATTCAACGCACGCGCCTTCATGCACGATCCAGCTTAGCGCCGATCTTCCGATGCAGGGATGTGTGCCTGCGGCCTGCCGTGTCATAAGCCTAGTCTAACCCGAACCAAACAATCGCGACAGCTTGAACTTCGAGTTCGCGGCCTGCTCCCTCCCACAAACACCGACTTCCCCTTTGGTGACAGTCCACCAGCATCATGGCGGGCACGAAGCGACGTTCGATCCGCCAAATGGCAAGTCGCAAGCGGTCCATCTACGTCGATCCCGAGACCGAGGACGAGTTCGAGGCCGACACCGAAGAGGACTACGAGCCAGAAGAGCCAACAGCCCCACCGCCAAAGAAGCGCAAGACTGTCTCCCGCAAGCCGAAGCCACAGACTCGAAGTCGTGTCAAGAGCAAGCCAGCGACGAGGTCAATGAAATCTATCTTCAAGATTGGCAAAGCTCGAAAGCCGAACAGCAAGACAGTACCGGAGAAGAAAAAAGAGTTTGCAGGACCGAGCGACAACAAGATACCCGACTGGACTTCACTACCAGTGGACATTCTTCGAGATATCTTCATCTTTGCATCACAACCCATCCACGAACAGACCATTGAGGCGACTGCAAACGTCTCGTGGTTATTCAAGACTGCCAGAGGACTGAAGAACCGTGCGATGGTTGGGCCTGCGCTCGAGGCGTACTACCGATCACCATCGCTGCTCAGTAACCTACAGCCATGGCACTTCTTAGATCTGCTTCGGATGCCCAAGGACAAGCGGTACATGGACTACAACGTCAAGACTCATAGTCTGAGCATAGACGTAAGGCGACTAGCATACTGCGCGCACAACAGACCCTCCTTCGACCTGGGTCCATTGGTGGCAGAGCTACCAAGATTGGAGCACATGGAGATCCTTCATCCACAGCACGAGCCTCCATTTCGGCCGATGAAGATCGCGCGGTGGACATTTGCACCGCTGGATTTGTTCAAGATCATGGAAGACAAGAACATTCGTTTGAAGAGCTGGCGCTGGTCGCGAGACATGATACCCAAAAATGCCTTCCTCGATCTGTACAACATGATGACTGTAGCGCATCAAGGCAAGACATTCAACCGGCTGGAGAAGTTGGTCGTATGCGGGTTCAACTATGAAGATAGCTCTGAGCCATCCGAGCCTGAAAACAGCGGCGATGGGGCCGACGCACCTCTGCCTCCTGGGCTTGCAACTTCCATCAATCAGCTACCAGCGCTGAAAGACCTGACGTTCATCACATGCGACGTTGTCATGAATAAGTTTCTGCAACGTCTACCAATGAACCTCGAACGTCTTGAGCTGAGCAATTGCCTCGAGATCACCAGCGATATGCTGCGCGGCTACTTCAGCACATCAAGCGCGCACCTCAAGGAGCTTGTGCTCAACAATAACGCAGCATTGAACTTGAGTTTTCTAACTGGCTTGAAGGAGTCATGCCCACGATTGGAAGTGCTGAAGATGGACTTCCACTACTACAGCGAGAAGATCATCGTCAATGATGCGGAAGCACTGTACGATGAGCTACTTTCCGAGGACGAAATTCCTACGTGGCCATCTACACTGAGGCATCTGGAGCTTGAGCATGCGCAAAAGTGGACGCCGGAAGCCGCGCAGAACCTCTTTCGCTCGCTGATAGAAGCAGCTCCGGATCTACCTGACCTGCGCTATCTCATTCTTCATGCGCACATCAACATTCCTTGGCGAGACAGAGTGGGCTTCCGAGATCAATGGATCGAGCGACTACGCAGAGTGTACCTGCGCGAGACCAAGGAAGCATCCAAAGAGCTAGGATCTCTACGACAGTTCCGTCTGTGGAAGCAGTCGCAGAAACAGAAGATCAGCGGACGTGATGAGCCGGGCAATGATGATTCGGACGTCGAGATTCCTGCTAGCTTTAGGAAAGTGTCCCACGTGCAGATCTCACCACATAAGCCAAGCGGAGATACAGATGCGTACTCCGACTCTGACATTCCGACCACCACAGGTCGGCAGCCACGCCGCAGCAAGCGCGTTGCCGACAGTCAAGTTTCGCAAGCCGAAAAATCGACGTCACCAGAAGCTGAAAGTGAGTCTGAGGATGAGAGCTCGGCGGAGGACTGGCGAAAGCAGCCAGAGAAGTTCACACAGGGTCTCTGCGAAGTGGTTGATATCCGCATCGACAACCAACGCCCACGCGAGAACCAGTGGACTGAAGGCGACTTCCTTGATAGCGAGATCAGTGGTGACGAAGACTGGATGGAGGGCGCAAGCGACGAGGAACAGGAGGTGTACGCTTGGTGATATGCCGAATGACGGTTCTTTGGCGTTGCGCAACATGAACGCTGTTGCCCTGAGTTCCTGAACATGGGACCGGCCGGTATG from Fulvia fulva chromosome 2, complete sequence harbors:
- a CDS encoding Checkpoint protein hus1, with product MRFKASIRNISTFTKFTASLATLGHIAWVRLDEEFARFTVIPEQGSQVWSVLSIDTIFEKDEYTIQSAAENNTINLEVPLAPLQRALKSAQHGQATSASIRLTKKDNIPLLSLTITTQATTGSAPTGSNGYPGNGELDGTGFGATESFPQQSEEFFGRFTEREVTITQDVPVRVLAPASVEGLHEPRCRDPEVHLTLPNLMQLKGISDRFTKLAMPGKATTRTGFNSAASGPKLELSANAHGCLKLALNTDAMRISSLWTGLENPELDPSQVADGEEGLANHPSTRMKNLGDASGQSDEGWATVRIEGRDWGRVLSVGRLGGRVIACFCHEHALVLYVFLTDPETGGDAEGSVLAYYTSSYAT